In Clupea harengus chromosome 1, Ch_v2.0.2, whole genome shotgun sequence, one DNA window encodes the following:
- the LOC105897649 gene encoding alpha-tectorin-like: CAVGLWISNFPTFLPGVFYPFGPGDSYSHRVDDGWTTASISRPFNYFGYTSTQIYVNSNGFLTFDSGWARYSPYRFPGAGRNIVSPFWTDLDNRFSGTISYREHTSGGVLQQASTDINQYFPGIGFSASWVFVATWDRVEYYSSSGTEISFQVVLISGGQSSFTLMNYGAMSATSRSVQAGYDTSDSAHHFSIPGSFRSNITNLRYTSNVNRPGRWVFQIEDGPRGCQYNGVTVQAGDSFWTDATCQQRCTCVREGVLQCQREPCTYSQACHAAAFQYSCQNIQRRTCTVSGDPHYYTFDAKVFHFQGTCTYILSEACDNGLPYYRIEGKNEHRGSTHVSWTRLARVWVYGEEIELVKDHHYQALVNGVFVTTPFALQNGAVQVYQSGFSVAVSTDFGLLVTYDAYHHVRISVPYEYQNATCGLCGNFNHHPHDDFRTPGGQLVSSDVEFANSWKASGDTDPGCQAVRCAGLACAACTDNQRTLYGNTAHCGILSNNVGPFVSCHSMLSPQRFVENCVYDLCVSDGYQPILCRALNVYAAQCQQEGVQLGQWRREGFCEIPCQVNSHFESQGTGCPATCGDPNAPLNCPLPNLESCICNAGHVLSGGQCVLQSDCGCTFEGRYYTAGETVVLDQDCGRRCLCTQGTMSCQAHSCSELEVCEAHGGVRSCRPLSYATCWVEGYGSYRTFDGTTFHYPGACGLTLARVRGQSELPHFQVSVEKVPTGLGDFARHLKFEAEGTQVSVEMGEGATTKVDGQTVGIPFSVSSGHIHIYHSSVKGVVIETNFGVMVRADWPHVIRITAPGIYNGTLGGLCGDLNGDLRDDFLSPAGVPLYDSQQFGDSWRDGSLLAFCVLEPGHYQNTSQFRELCGIMGRAHGPFSQCQAMLDPSAQIEDCAQALARTRGTREALCEALRGYTLLCQQSGITVGEWRDITNCAVTCPPNSHYEPCGTSCPASCPSLSFPFLCTQQCQEGCQCNDGFLLSGDRCVSPTGCGCHHGGRYRQSGERYWYGEECQFVCQCNGITGQSNCMASSCGAQDSCRVVDGQYGCHPKPEATCSASGDPHYTSFDGRAFDFQGTCRYVLASVCDGTRGLPHFQVEARNEAWNGLQVSITVAVYVNVSGHLVYISKDNRETVQVNGETRNLPVLLDGGRVSVYANGLHTFVKTDFGLTVGYNARWAVDITVPSNYSGATCGLCGNFNGLQGDDLTIEEEGSGYVAVLASDFGDYWKVDDGVPCTGGCGNSCPVCQDDSRARAQCELLRASDGPLSFCHAHVDPQPFFNDCVFDVCLSGNRNEVVCRATEAYVSACQTANAVIYPWRQNVTCQMECPENSHYDLCGTECGHTCASSIDASCDRTCAEGCFCDDGFVRSAGRCVPVEQCGCLYDGFYFEIGEQFWTHTCSQRCECFAQNDLHCTQSSCPPTQECSVRDGRRGCYSPLSTCTVWGDPHYLTFDGALAHFQGTCAYEITHSCGNVNRDALAFRVVAANSHRGNFISAFVSTVDVWLSRGGVQSHITIGQNRRVKVDGQDNNANSIQVGSLAQVTREAGFVVVNAASGELVVQFDGRSTLLVGLSPNYPQSVCGMCGNHNDNPADDKVLPDGTLAQTDRQFGQSWKSDTSKPGCGASDGIGDGTCRFRAEYTDLCSVITNSSGPFWQCHLHIDPQAYFTSCVDDLCAHTPANGMLCSAVQAYETACTVLGPRTTEWRSALHCSVVDPCEELDCNEDEWCGQKGGVYGCLCNEDHPRPYAESFDSVEYCSSSTGTMSLSRCQLFEAGFSAGTLHLNDPSCNGTLQDGRVEFLFDNENHLCETTLRSNSTHFIYENIIQGEANSVGGVISRERRIQLLFCCVYPLTQALSMDMEINPLESVLTKKLPGGNGTYRVRMIPYEDTGFSRAFSGMVNVVVNQRMYVAVNVEGVDSRQIAVVMDSCWATPVNQADYHIRWDLIINECPNPNDRTVELLQNGNSTSGRFSFRMFAFTANSSKVYLHCSIHLCLVASNDCTAVSNHHRQRRAVGFHDSASLSLGPLVWASG, translated from the exons TGTGCTGTAGGTCTATGGATCTCTAACTTTCCAACTTTCCTTCCAGGTGTGTTTTACCCTTTCGGACCAGGGGATTCATATTCCCATCGTGTCGATGATGGCTGGACCACCGCTAGCATATCACGACCATTTAACTATTTCGGTTATACATCAACCCAGATATAC GTTAACAGCAACGGATTTCTCACTTTTGACAGTGGATGGGCTAGATATAGTCCGTACCGATTTCCTGGTGCAGGCCGCAACATCGTCTCCCCCTTCTGGACAGACCTTGATAACCGATTCAGCGGCACCATATCCTACCGCGAGCACACCAGTGGCGGTGTCCTCCAGCAAGCGTCAACGGACATCAACCAGTACTTCCCTGGAATAGGCTTCTCAGCCTCCTGGGTCTTTGTTGCAACATGGGACAGAGTGGAATATTACAGCTCCTCCGGAACa GAAATCTCATTCCAAGTGGTCCTGATCTCCGGGGGTCAAAGTTCATTTACACTGATGAATTATGGTGCCATGTCAGCGACAAGCAGATCTGTGCAG GCCGGCTATGACACCAGCGACTCAGCACATCATTTCTCAATCCCCGGCTCCTTCAGGAGCAACATCACCAATTTAAGGTACACTAGCAACGTCAACAGGCCAGGTCGCTGGGTCTTCCAGATTGAGGATGGACCACGAGGGTGCCAATATAATG GTGTTACTGTGCAGGCTGGAGACTCTTTCTGGACAGATGCCACCTGTCAGCAAAGATGCACCTGCGTCAGAGAAGGCGTCCTCCAGTGCCAGCGAGAGCCCTGCACCTATTCCCAGGCGTGTCACGCGGCGGCCTTCCAGTACTCCTGCCAGAATATTCAGCGACGCACCTGCACCGTCTCGGGCGACCCCCACTACTACACCTTTGACGCGAAAGTCTTTCACTTCCAGGGAACCTGCACGTACATACTCTCCGAG GCTTGTGACAATGGACTGCCCTACTATCGTATTGAAGGGAAGAATGAGCATCGGGGCAGCACACATGTGTCGTGGACCCGTCTTGCAAGAGTGTGGGTTTACGGTGAGGAAATTGAGCTGGTCAAAGACCATCACTACCAAGCGTTG GTCAACGGTGTTTTTGTGACGACCCCATTCGCCCTCCAAAACGGGGCCGTCCAGGTCTACCAATCAGGTTTCTCCGTGGCTGTCAGCACAGACTTTGGCCTGCTGGTCACGTACGACGCCTATCACCACGTCAGAATCTCAGTGCCCTACGAGTACCAGAACGCCACCTGTGGCCTGTGTGGCAACTTCAACCACCACCCTCACGATGACTTCCGAACCCCTGGTGGGCAGCTGGTGAGCTCAGACGTGGAGTTTGCCAACAGCTGGAAGGCCTCAGGAGACACGGACCCTGGCTGCCAGGCCGTGCGATGTGCAGGGCTGGCTTGTGCTGCCTGCACCGATAACCAAAGGACTCTTTACGGAAACACCGCCCACTGTGGAATCCTCAGCAATAATGTCGGCCCGTTTGTTTCCTGTCACTCGATGCTGTCTCCACAGAGATTTGTAGAAAActgtgtgtatgatctgtgtgtgagtgacggcTACCAGCCCATCCTCTGCCGAGCACTCAACGTGTATGCTGCCCAGTGTCAACAGGAGGGCGTTCAGTTGGgccagtggaggagagagggattctGTG AAATCCCCTGTCAAGTCAACAGCCACTTTGAGTCTCAAGGAACTGGATGCCCTGCAACCTGCGGCGACCCCAATGCTCCACTGAACTGCCCACTGCCCAACCTGGAGAGCTGCATCTGTAATGCTGGCCATGTCCTAAGCGGCGGGCAGTGTGTTCTGCAGAGTGACTGTGGCTGCACCTTCGAGGGGCGGTACTATACAGCTGGGGAGACAGTGGTGCTAGACCAGGACTGTGGGAGGCGCTGCCTCTGTACTCAAGGGACAATGAGCTGCCAg gcacacagctgcagtgagctggaggtgtgtgaggcCCACGGTGGTGTGCGGAGCTGCAGACCTCTCAGCTACGCCacctgctgggtggagggttACGGGTCGTATCGCACCTTTGATGGAACGACCTTCCATTACCCAGGTGCCTGTGGTCTGACATTGGCGAGGGTCAGGGGTCAATCAGAATTACCTCATTTTCAAGTAAGTGTCGAGAAAGTTCCCACAGGCCTTGGAGATTTTGCCAGACACCTGAAGTTTGAAGCAGAAGGAACACAAGTTTCTGtggagatgggggagggagcCACAACAAAG GTGGATGGGCAAACAGTGGGCATTCCTTTCAGTGTCAGCTCAGGTCATATTCACATCTACCACAGCAGTGTAAAAGGTGTTGTCATAGAGACCAACTTCGGAGTGATGGTGAGAGCTGACTGGCCACATGTCATCCGCATCACCGCTCCTGGCATTTACAACGGCACTCTGGGAGGCCTGTGTGGAGACCTGAATGGAGACCTTCGCGACGACTTCCTCTCCCCCGCTGGAGTTCCCCTCTACGACTCACAGCAGTTTGGGGACAGCTGGAGAGATGGCTCCCTGTTAGCATTCTGT GTCTTGGAACCCGGACACTACCAGAACACTAGCCAGTTCAGAGAGCTCTGTGGCATCATGGGAAGGGCACACGGTCCTTTTAGCCAGTGCCAAGCGATGCTGGACCCCTCGGCACAGATTGAAGACTGCGCCCAGGCTCTGGCGAGGACACGTGGTACTCGAGAGGCACTGTGCGAGGCTCTGCGTGGCTACACCCTGCTTTGTCAACAGAGTGGCATCACAGTAGGAGAATGGAGGGACATCACCAACTGTG CGGTAACCTGCCCACCCAACAGCCATTATGAGCCATGTGGAACATCCTGCCCCGCCTCCTGCCCAAGCCTGTCTTTCCCCTTCCTGTGTACTCAGCAGTGTCAGGAGGGGTGCCAGTGCAATGACGGGTTCCTCCTGAGCGGGGATCGTTGTGTGTCACCCACGGGTTGTGGCTGCCACCATGGCGGGCGCTATAGACAGAGTGGAGAGCGCTACTGGTATGGTGAGGAGTGCCAGTTCGTGTGCCAGTGTAATGGCATCACCGGACAGTCGAATTGCATGGCCTCTTCTTGCGGTGCTCAGGACTCTTGTCGAGTCGTGGATGGACAGTACGGCTGCCACCCTAAACCTGAAGCCACCTGCTCTGCCTCTGGAGACCCACACTACACCTCCTTTGACGGACGCGCCTTTGACTTCCAGGGTACGTGTCGTTACGTCCTGGCGTCAGTTTGCGATGGAACACGAGGCCTACCTCACTTTCAGGTGGAGGCCAGGAATGAGGCGTGGAATGGTCTGCAGGTCTCCATCACCGTTGCAGTTTACGTCAATGTGTCTGGACATCTGGTGTACATCTCAAAAGACAATCGGGAGACTGTGCAG GTGAATGGGGAGACAAGAAACCTGCCAGTCCTTCTTGACGGGGGCagagtgtctgtctatgccaacGGACTGCACACGTTTGTGAAAACAGACTTCGGTCTGACTGTCGGGTACAATGCCCGGTGGGCGGTGGACATCACAGTGCCATCCAACTACAGCGGTGCCACATGTGGCCTGTGTGGAAACTTCAACGGCCTCCAGGGTGACGACTTGACCATCGAGGAAGAGGGTTCTGGCTATGTGGCCGTCCTTGCTTCTGATTTTGGAGACTACTGGAAGGTTGATGACGGCGTGCCCTGTACTGGAGGATGTGGAAACTCCTGCCCAGTGTGCCAAGATGACTCGAGAGCCCGTGCCCAGTGTGAGCTACTCAGAGCTAGCGATGGACCACTGAGCTTCTGCCATGCCCACGTGGACCCCCAGCCATTCTTCAACGACTGTGTCTTTGACGTGTGCCTGTCTGGGAACAGAAATGAAGTCGTCTGCCGTGCGACGGAAGCATATGTCAGCGCATGCCAAACTGCAAATGCCGTTATCTACCCCTGGCGTCAAAACGTCACCTGCC AAATGGAGTGTCCAGAGAATAGCCACTACGACCTGTGTGGCACAGAGTGTGGGCACACCTGTGCCAGCAGCATTGATGCCAGCTGTGACAGGACCTGTGCTGAGGGCTGTTTCTGTGACGATGGATTTGTGAGGAGCGCGGGGCGCTGTGTCCCTGTGGAACAGTGTGGCTGTCTTTACGACGGCTTCTACTTTGAG ATCGGGGAACAGTTCtggacacacacctgctctcagCGCTGTGAGTGTTTTGCCCAAAATGACCTCCACTGCACCCAGTCCTCTTGTCCCCCGACCCAGGAGTGCTCCGTCAGAGATGGCCGCCGGGGTTGCTATAGTCCCCTGTCGACCTGCACCGTCTGGGGAGACCCTCACTACCTCACATTCGATGGAGCTTTGGCTCACTTTCAG GGCACCTGTGCTTATGAGATTACCCACTCCTGTGGCAACGTGAATCGTGACGCCTTGGCCTTCCGCGTAGTAGCCGCTAATAGTCACCGTGGCAACTTCATTTCGGCTTTTGTGTCCACTGTGGACGTGTGGCTCTCTCGTGGAGGAGTACAAAGCCACATCACTATTGGGCAGAACAGGAGAGTCAAG gtTGATGGTCAAGACAACAATGCAAACAGCATTCAGGTTGGCTCCCTGGCGCAGGTGACTCGGGAGGCTGGATTTGTGGTTGTGAATGCAGCCTCAGGGGAGCTGGTGGTCCAGTTTGATGGTCGTAGTACACTTCTAGTCGGCCTGAGTCCAAACTATCCTCAatctgtgtgtgggatgtgtgggAATCACAACGACAACCCAGCAGATGACAAGGTCCTGCCCGATGGCACTCTGGCCCAGACTGACAGGCAATTCGGTCAAAGTTGGAAATCAGATACAAGCAAACCTGG ATGTGGAGCCAGTGACGGGATTGGAGACGGAACGTGTCGCTTCAGAGCAGAATACACAGATCTCTGCAGCGTCATCACCAACAGCAGCGGCCCGTTCTGGCAGTGCCACCTGCATATCGACCCACAGGCGTACTTCACCTCCTGCGTGGACGATCTCTGTGCCCACACACCAGCCAACGGCATGCTGTGCTCAGCGGTGCAGGCCTATGAGACGGCTTGCACTGTGCTGGGGCCTCGAACAACAGAATGGCGTTCTGCACTGCATTGCt CTGTGGTCGACCCCTGTGAAGAGCTGGACTGCAATGAAGACGAGTGGTGTGGCCAGAAAGGTGGAGTCTACGGCTGCCTCTGCAATGAGGATCACCCGAGACCTTATGCTGAGTCCTTTG ACTCCGTGGAGTACTGTTCCAGCAGCACAGgcaccatgtctctgtctcgctgCCAGCTGTTCGAAGCAGGCTTCTCAGCGGGCACCCTCCACCTCAACGACCCCAGCTGCAACGGCACACTCCAAGATGGCCGAGTGGAGTTCCTCTTCGACAATGAGAACCACCTCTGTGAGACCACTCTAAGG AGCAACAGCACCCACTTCATCTATGAGAACATAATCCAGGGGGAGGCCAACTCAGTCGGTGGCGTGATCAGCCGAGAGAGACGGATACAactgctcttctgctgtgtcTACCCCCTCACCCAGGCCCTCTCCATGGACATGGAGATCAACCCCCTGGAGAG TGTTTTGACTAAGAAGTTACCAGGAGGCAATGGAACCTACCGTGTCCGAATGATTCCCTATGAAGATACAGGATTCTCCCGCGCGTTCTCTGGGATGGTGAATGTGGTGGTGAACCAGCGGATGTACGTGGCAGTCAACGTGGAGGGAGTGGACAGCCGCCAGATCGCCGTGGTGATGGACTCCTGCTGGGCCACTCCTGTCAATCAGGCAGACTACCACATCCGATGGGACCTCATCATAAACGA GTGCCCCAACCCCAATGACCGCACAGTGGAGCTGCTTCAGAATGGCAACAGCACATCAGGTCGCTTCTCCTTCAGGATGTTCGCCTTCACTGCAAACTCCTCCAAGGTTTACCTGCACTGCAGCATCCACCTGTGCCTGGTGGCGAGCAACGACTGCACAGCCGTAA GTAACCACCATAGGCAGCGCCGCGCTGTTGGTTTCCATGACAGCGCCTCCCTCTCACTGGGGCCTCTGGTTTGGGCCAGTGGCTGA